The Primulina huaijiensis isolate GDHJ02 chromosome 17, ASM1229523v2, whole genome shotgun sequence genome window below encodes:
- the LOC140963496 gene encoding LOW QUALITY PROTEIN: lycopene beta cyclase, chloroplastic-like (The sequence of the model RefSeq protein was modified relative to this genomic sequence to represent the inferred CDS: substituted 1 base at 1 genomic stop codon), which translates to MDTFLKTHNKLDFLQPIHGFTEKFSTYTSLKPQKLETKFVSKKSSVKFGKKNCVKASSSALLELVPETKKENLDFELPMYDPSKGLMVDLAVVGGGPAGLAVAQQVSEAGLSVCSIDPSPKMIWPNNYGVXVDEFEAMDLLDCLDTTWSGAVVYINNKTCKDLDRPYGRVNRKQLKSKMMLKCVLNGVKFHQAKVIKVIHEESKSLLICNDGVVIQAAVVLDATGFSRSLVQYDKPYNPGYQVAYGILAEVEEHPFDINNMVFMDWRDSHLNNNKDLKERNRKTPTFLYAMPFSSQRIFLEETSLVARPGVAMKDIQERMVARLNHLGIKVTDIEEDEHCVIPMGGALPVLPQRVVGIGGTAGMVRPSTGYMVARTLAAAPVVANAIVQCLNSDRNLLGNELSVEVWKDLWPIDRRRQREFFCFGMDILLKLDLHATRRFFSAFFDLEPPYWHGFLSSRLFLPELALFGISLFARASNSSRLEIMAKGTVPLVNMINNLIQDKD; encoded by the coding sequence atggatACTTTTCTTAAGACTCACAACAAGCTTGACTTTCTTCAACCAATTCATGGGTTCACGGAGAAATTTAGTACCTATACATCTTTGAAACCTCAGAAACTCGAAACTAAGTTTGTTTCCAAGAAATCCAGTGTGAAATTCGgcaaaaaaaattgtgtgaaaGCCAGTTCTAGTGCCCTTTTGGAGCTTGTGCCTGAGACCAAGAAggaaaatcttgattttgaacTTCCCATGTATGACCCTTCGAAAGGCCTAATGGTGGATCTGGCAGTTGTAGGTGGAGGTCCAGCAGGACTCGCGGTAGCGCAACAAGTTTCAGAGGCTGGCCTGTCGGTTTGCTCAATCGATCCTTCTCCCAAAATGATTTGGCCTAATAATTATGGTGTTTAGGTGGATGAATTTGAGGCCATGGATTTGTTGGATTGCCTCGACACTACTTGGTCTGGTGCTGTTGTGTACATTAACAACAAGACATGTAAAGATCTTGATCGGCCATATGGAAGGGTTAACCGGAAACAGCTGAAATCGAAAATGATGCTGAAATGTGTTTTAAACGGTGTTAAATTTCATCAAGCTAAGGTTATCAAAGTAATTCACGAGGAATCCAAATCATTGTTGATATGCAATGATGGTGTTGTTATTCAGGCTGCCGTGGTTCTAGATGCGACTGGTTTTTCCCGATCTCTCGTTCAGTATGACAAACCGTACAACCCTGGCTATCAAGTAGCTTATGGAATTTTAGCTGAAGTGGAAGAGCATccatttgatataaataatatggtTTTCATGGATTGGCGAGACTCGCATCTCAACAATAATAAAGATTTGAAGGAAAGGAATAGAAAGACCCCTACTTTTCTATATGCTATGCCTTTTTCTTCACAAAGAATATTCTTGGAAGAAACGTCCCTTGTTGCTCGTCCAGGAGTAGCAATGAAGGATATTCAAGAACGCATGGTGGCTCGGTTAAACCATTTAGGTATAAAAGTGACTGACATTGAAGAAGATGAACATTGTGTAATTCCAATGGGGGGTGCCCTTCCCGTTTTACCTCAGAGAGTAGTGGGCATTGGAGGTACGGCCGGGATGGTGCGCCCTTCAACTGGCTACATGGTAGCAAGAACTCTAGCGGCTGCTCCAGTCGTTGCCAATGCCATTGTTCAATGTCTCAATTCAGATCGAAACCTTCTTGGTAATGAATTATCTGTGGAGGTTTGGAAAGACTTGTGGCCGATAGATAGGAGACGCCAAAGGGAATTCTTTTGTTTCGGTATGGATATTCTGCTGAAGCTTGATTTGCATGCCACCAGAAGGTTCTTCAGCGCCTTTTTCGACTTGGAACCACCTTACTGGCACGGATTCTTGTCGTCCAGGTTGTTTCTTCCGGAGCTCGCACTCTTTGGTATATCACTTTTCGCACGTGCCTCGAATTCGTCTAGGTTAGAGATTATGGCCAAGGGCACTGTTCCTCTGGTAAATATGATCAACAACTTGATACAAGATAAAGATTGA
- the LOC140963358 gene encoding uncharacterized protein At3g28850-like, producing MGCSASCPANFVTQHRDPSAKCSSCSHCNPQLLSPSSSFSDPFVNPVPRTLSVAAPLIYHPPVRKGDSNHLVSLTSTTYGSLLLPNPSFKNDRTVQTKGPNDLGGSEDPLSPVSVINTWELMKGLDEDEFSFNMVESPKKPCKREIDCSEFVEQPMSRPLWKYLSEESLLAKMESNVASSYRKALLGRQQGCQKYKCNIPKPKNVEFSECEKNSPLVFQDRKDSCPLLVSDDRIVLYYTSLRGIRKTYEDCCMVRVILRGYRVRVDEKDISMDRSYRNELQDALGGKGVSLPQVFVKGKNIGSVEEIKQLNESGELAKILEGFSVMDLGFVCKICGDVRFVPCPNCYGSRKVFDEEEGKLIWCPECNENGLIRCSLCCS from the coding sequence ATGGGATGCTCGGCTTCTTGTCCTGCTAATTTTGTGACTCAACACAGGGATCCCTCGGCGAAATGTTCATCTTGTTCACATTGTAATCCGCAGTTGCTGTCTCCTAGTAGCTCTTTCTCGGACCCTTTTGTTAATCCGGTTCCAAGAACTCTCTCTGTTGCCGCCCCTTTGATTTATCATCCACCTGTGAGGAAAGGGGACTCCAATCACTTGGTCTCCCTCACCTCCACCACATATGGTTCTCTTCTGCTCCCAAATCCTAGTTTCAAAAATGATCGGACGGTGCAGACAAAAGGGCCCAACGATCTTGGCGGTTCCGAGGACCCTTTATCCCCAGTCTCAGTTATCAACACTTGGGAGCTTATGAAAGGGCTTGATGAGGATGAGTTCAGTTTTAACATGGTTGAATCCCCCAAGAAGCCTTGTAAAAGAGAGATTGACTGCAGTGAGTTTGTTGAGCAGCCAATGTCTAGGCCTTTGTGGAAGTATCTATCCGAGGAATCATTACTCGCCAAAATGGAGTCAAACGTGGCATCGAGTTATCGTAAGGCATTGCTAGGTAGACAACAAGGATGTCAAAAATACAAATGCAATATTCCGAAGCCCAAAAATGTCGAGTTTTCGGAGTGTGAAAAGAACAGTCCTTTGGTGTTTCAAGATAGGAAGGATTCTTGCCCTTTGTTAGTTTCTGACGATAGGATTGTGTTGTATTACACTAGCTTGAGGGGCATCAGGAAGACTTATGAGGATTGCTGCATGGTTCGGGTGATCTTGAGGGGTTATCGAGTGCGTGTGGACGAGAAAGACATTTCGATGGATCGGTCATATAGGAATGAGTTGCAGGATGCATTGGGAGGGAAGGGAGTGAGCTTgccacaagtttttgtcaagggAAAGAACATTGGTAGTGTGGAGGAGATTAAGCAACTTAACGAGTCAGGGGAGTTGGCAAAGATTTTGGAAGGCTTTTCGGTTATGGATTTGGGGTTCGTGTGCAAGATTTGTGGGGATGTGAGGTTTGTTCCGTGCCCGAATTGCTACGGTAGCCGGAAGGTTTTCGACGAGGAAGAAGGgaaattgatttggtgccccGAGTGCAACGAGAATGGGTTGATTCGGTGCTCGCTTTGTTGCTCTTGA
- the LOC140963334 gene encoding L-galactono-1,4-lactone dehydrogenase, mitochondrial-like isoform X3, which produces MLRLRADSFRRSVHSLRRIHHRPIQTPYAATRSLAPRPRPFCSVPTPPSSTDSELRKYIGYTILLIGCGAATYYSFPFPENAKHKKAQLFRYAPLPPDLHTVSNWSGTHEVQTHTFLQPESLGELESIVKDCNEKKKKIRPVGSGLSPNGIGLTRAGMVNLALMDGVLDVDKKTRRVRVQAGIRVQQLVDGIKEHGLTLQNFASIREQQIGGIVQVGAHGTGATLPPIDEQVISMKLVTPAKGTIEVSKEKDPELFYLVRCGLGGLGVVAEVTLQCVERQELLEHTYVSNMKDLKRNHKKVVTNNPEENDVDINELSFTELRDKLLSLDPFNKEHVMKINQAEAEYWTKSEGYRVGWSDEILGFDCGGQQWVSEICFPVGTLKKPNMRDLEYIEQLMQLIERENIPAPAPIEQRWTAGSKSLMSPAYSSSEDDIFSWVGIIMYLPTTDARQRKEITEEFFHYRKLTQATLWDKYSAYEHWAKIEVPKDKDELAAMQARLRKKYPVDAYNKARRELDPNRILSNNMLEKLFPVTETAL; this is translated from the exons ATGCTTCGGCTCCGAGCCGATTCATTCCGCCGCTCCGTCCATTCCCTCCGCCGTATCCACCACCGTCCCATTCAAACTCCCTATGCTGCTACTCGCTCATTAGCTCCTCGCCCTCGCCCATTTTGCTCTGTCCCCACACCACCATCCTCCACTGATTCCGAACTACGCAAATACATCGGCTACACCATCCTCCTTATCGGGTGCGGCGCCGCCACGTACTACTCTTTCCCATTCCCAGAAAACGCCAAGCACAAGAAAGCCCAACTCTTCCGCTACGCTCCCCTTCCCCCTGACCTCCACACTGTGTCTAACTGGAGTGGGACACATGAGGTTCAGACGCACACTTTTCTGCAGCCCGAGTCATTGGGAGAGCTCGAATCAATAGTCAAAGATTGcaatgagaaaaagaagaagattaGGCCTGTTGGATCGGGTCTTTCGCCAAATGGGATTGGGTTAACGCGTGCTGGGATGGTGAACTTAGCTTTGATGGATGGTGTTTTGGATGTGGATAAGAAAACTAGGAGGGTCAGAGTGCAGGCTGGAATAAGGGTTCAGCAGCTTGTGGATGGAATCAAGGAACACGGGCTTACGTTGCAGAATTTTGCGTCGATCAGGGAGCAGCAGATTGGTGGGATTGTTCAG GTTGGCGCACATGGAACAGGTGCTACACTGCCTCCCATTGACGAGCAGGTTATTAGCATGAAACTGGTTACTCCTGCGAAGGGTACAATCGAGGTTTCAAAAGAGAAAGATCCAGAACTCTTCTATCTTGTTCGTTGTGGTTTAGGAGGGCTTGGTGTGGTTGCTGAAGTCACGCTGCAATGTGTGGAGAGGCAGGAGCTTCTTGAGCACACCTATGTATCAAATATGAAGGACTTAAAAAGAAACCACAA AAAAGTCGTGACCAATAATCCTGAGGAAAATGATGTGGACATCAATGAGCTTTCATTTACTGAACTGAGAGATAAGCTACTTTCCTTGGATCCTTTCAATAAAGAACATGTGATGAAGATCAATCAAGCAGAGGCTGAATATTGGACAAAGTCAGAGGGGTATAGAGTAGGATGGAGTGACGAAATTTTAGGCTTTGATTGTGGTGGCCAACAGTGGGTTTCTGAAATCTGTTTCCCTGTTGGAACCCTTAAAAAACCAAACATGAGAGATCTGGAATACATAGAACAATTAATGCAGCTTATTGAGAGAGAAAACATACCCGCCCCTGCACCGATCGAGCAGAGATGGACGGCAGGCAGCAAAAGCCTCATGAGTCCAGCTTATAGCTCATCGGAGGACGACATATTCTCATGG GTTGGTATAATTATGTATCTTCCTACAACGGATGCTCGTCAGAGGAAAGAAATCACTGAAGAATTTTTCCACTACAGGAAACTGACTCAGGCAACTCTGTGGGACAAGTATTCTGCCTATGAGCATTGGGCTAAGATTGAG GTACCGAAAGACAAAGATGAGCTTGCAGCAATGCAGGCAAGGCTGAGGAAGAAATACCCCGTTGATGCATATAATAAAGCAAGAAGAGAGCTGGATCCCAACCGTATCCTTTCGAACAATATGCTGGAGAAATTGTTTCCTGTAACAGAGACGGCCTTGTGA
- the LOC140962465 gene encoding DNA-directed RNA polymerase V subunit 5A yields MDNDCEENLGNCLSSFVDNGSSESHMYYLARRTLLEMLRDRGYAVPSSEIELSLQEFRDRHGQAPDVDALRISALHRDDPSLKTLVLFCAPNIVKVNVIRAIVAEIVSRDSLNRLILVVQNKITSQALKAVELISCKVEIFQILNLLVNITKHELKPKHQVLTDEEKESLLKKYSVEEKQLPRMSQNDAIARYYGLEKGQVVKVTYNGEITQLHVTYRCVW; encoded by the exons ATGGATAACGACTGTGAAGAGAACTTGGGGAATTGCCTTAGCAGCTTCGTCGATAATGGCAGCAGCGAGAGCCATATGTACTATTTGGCGCGTAGAACGCTGCTGGAAATGCTTAGAGACCGTGGGTATGCAGTGCCCAGTTCTGAGATCGAGCTCTCTCTTCAAGAATTTCGGGATAGGCATGGGCAGGCGCCTGATGTTGATGCATTGAGGATTTCTGCTCTCCACCGGGATGACCCTTCTCTGAAG ACTCTGGTTCTATTCTGTGCTCCAAACATAGTTAAAGTCAATGTCATCCGTGCCATTGTAGCTGAGATTGTTAGCAGAGACAGCTTGAATCGGCTGATCTTGGTAGTGCAGAATAAAATAACAAGCCAGGCCTTAAAAGCAGTGGAGCTTATTTCATGCAAAGTGGAAATTTTCCAG ATCTTGAACTTGCTCGTCAACATAACTAAACATGAACTAAAGCCAAAACATCAAGTGCTGACTGATGAAGAGAAAGAAAGTTTGCTAAAGAAGTACAGCGTAGAAGAAAAACAG CTTCCACGAATGTCACAGAACGATGCGATAGCTCGTTACTATGGGCTGGAGAAAGGGCAGGTCGTGAAGGTTACTTACAACGGTGAAATTACACAATTACATGTAACATATCGCTGTGTTTGGTGA
- the LOC140963334 gene encoding L-galactono-1,4-lactone dehydrogenase, mitochondrial-like isoform X2 — protein MLRLRADSFRRSVHSLRRIHHRPIQTPYAATRSLAPRPRPFCSVPTPPSSTDSELRKYIGYTILLIGCGAATYYSFPFPENAKHKKAQLFRYAPLPPDLHTVSNWSGTHEVQTHTFLQPESLGELESIVKDCNEKKKKIRPVGSGLSPNGIGLTRAGMVNLALMDGVLDVDKKTRRVRVQAGIRVQQLVDGIKEHGLTLQNFASIREQQIGGIVQVGAHGTGATLPPIDEQVISMKLVTPAKGTIEVSKEKDPELFYLVRCGLGGLGVVAEVTLQCVERQELLEHTYVSNMKDLKRNHKKLLSENKHLKFLYIPYTDTVVVVTCNPLSKWKGPPKQKLKYTQEEAVQHVRDLYRELLKKKVVTNNPEENDVDINELSFTELRDKLLSLDPFNKEHVMKINQAEAEYWTKSEGYRVGWSDEILGFDCGGQQWVSEICFPVGTLKKPNMRDLEYIEQLMQLIERENIPAPAPIEQRWTAGSKSLMSPAYSSSEDDIFSWVGIIMYLPTTDARQRKEITEEFFHYRKLTQATLWDKYSAYEHWAKIEVPKDKDELAAMQARLRKKYPVDAYNKARRELDPNRILSNNMLEKLFPVTETAL, from the exons ATGCTTCGGCTCCGAGCCGATTCATTCCGCCGCTCCGTCCATTCCCTCCGCCGTATCCACCACCGTCCCATTCAAACTCCCTATGCTGCTACTCGCTCATTAGCTCCTCGCCCTCGCCCATTTTGCTCTGTCCCCACACCACCATCCTCCACTGATTCCGAACTACGCAAATACATCGGCTACACCATCCTCCTTATCGGGTGCGGCGCCGCCACGTACTACTCTTTCCCATTCCCAGAAAACGCCAAGCACAAGAAAGCCCAACTCTTCCGCTACGCTCCCCTTCCCCCTGACCTCCACACTGTGTCTAACTGGAGTGGGACACATGAGGTTCAGACGCACACTTTTCTGCAGCCCGAGTCATTGGGAGAGCTCGAATCAATAGTCAAAGATTGcaatgagaaaaagaagaagattaGGCCTGTTGGATCGGGTCTTTCGCCAAATGGGATTGGGTTAACGCGTGCTGGGATGGTGAACTTAGCTTTGATGGATGGTGTTTTGGATGTGGATAAGAAAACTAGGAGGGTCAGAGTGCAGGCTGGAATAAGGGTTCAGCAGCTTGTGGATGGAATCAAGGAACACGGGCTTACGTTGCAGAATTTTGCGTCGATCAGGGAGCAGCAGATTGGTGGGATTGTTCAG GTTGGCGCACATGGAACAGGTGCTACACTGCCTCCCATTGACGAGCAGGTTATTAGCATGAAACTGGTTACTCCTGCGAAGGGTACAATCGAGGTTTCAAAAGAGAAAGATCCAGAACTCTTCTATCTTGTTCGTTGTGGTTTAGGAGGGCTTGGTGTGGTTGCTGAAGTCACGCTGCAATGTGTGGAGAGGCAGGAGCTTCTTGAGCACACCTATGTATCAAATATGAAGGACTTAAAAAGAAACCACAA AAAACTTCTTTCGGAAAACAAACACCTCAAGTTCTTGTATATTCCATACACCGACACTGTTGTGGTTGTAACATGTAACCCTCTTTCAAAATGGAAAGGTCCACCAAAGCAGAAACTTAAGTATACTCAGGAAGAAGCAGTACAGCATGTGAGAGACCTCTATCGTGAGTTGCTGAAGAA AAAAGTCGTGACCAATAATCCTGAGGAAAATGATGTGGACATCAATGAGCTTTCATTTACTGAACTGAGAGATAAGCTACTTTCCTTGGATCCTTTCAATAAAGAACATGTGATGAAGATCAATCAAGCAGAGGCTGAATATTGGACAAAGTCAGAGGGGTATAGAGTAGGATGGAGTGACGAAATTTTAGGCTTTGATTGTGGTGGCCAACAGTGGGTTTCTGAAATCTGTTTCCCTGTTGGAACCCTTAAAAAACCAAACATGAGAGATCTGGAATACATAGAACAATTAATGCAGCTTATTGAGAGAGAAAACATACCCGCCCCTGCACCGATCGAGCAGAGATGGACGGCAGGCAGCAAAAGCCTCATGAGTCCAGCTTATAGCTCATCGGAGGACGACATATTCTCATGG GTTGGTATAATTATGTATCTTCCTACAACGGATGCTCGTCAGAGGAAAGAAATCACTGAAGAATTTTTCCACTACAGGAAACTGACTCAGGCAACTCTGTGGGACAAGTATTCTGCCTATGAGCATTGGGCTAAGATTGAG GTACCGAAAGACAAAGATGAGCTTGCAGCAATGCAGGCAAGGCTGAGGAAGAAATACCCCGTTGATGCATATAATAAAGCAAGAAGAGAGCTGGATCCCAACCGTATCCTTTCGAACAATATGCTGGAGAAATTGTTTCCTGTAACAGAGACGGCCTTGTGA
- the LOC140963334 gene encoding L-galactono-1,4-lactone dehydrogenase, mitochondrial-like isoform X1, with product MLRLRADSFRRSVHSLRRIHHRPIQTPYAATRSLAPRPRPFCSVPTPPSSTDSELRKYIGYTILLIGCGAATYYSFPFPENAKHKKAQLFRYAPLPPDLHTVSNWSGTHEVQTHTFLQPESLGELESIVKDCNEKKKKIRPVGSGLSPNGIGLTRAGMVNLALMDGVLDVDKKTRRVRVQAGIRVQQLVDGIKEHGLTLQNFASIREQQIGGIVQVGAHGTGATLPPIDEQVISMKLVTPAKGTIEVSKEKDPELFYLVRCGLGGLGVVAEVTLQCVERQELLEHTYVSNMKDLKRNHKKLLSENKHLKFLYIPYTDTVVVVTCNPLSKWKGPPKQKLKYTQEEAVQHVRDLYRELLKKYTKVVTNNPEENDVDINELSFTELRDKLLSLDPFNKEHVMKINQAEAEYWTKSEGYRVGWSDEILGFDCGGQQWVSEICFPVGTLKKPNMRDLEYIEQLMQLIERENIPAPAPIEQRWTAGSKSLMSPAYSSSEDDIFSWVGIIMYLPTTDARQRKEITEEFFHYRKLTQATLWDKYSAYEHWAKIEVPKDKDELAAMQARLRKKYPVDAYNKARRELDPNRILSNNMLEKLFPVTETAL from the exons ATGCTTCGGCTCCGAGCCGATTCATTCCGCCGCTCCGTCCATTCCCTCCGCCGTATCCACCACCGTCCCATTCAAACTCCCTATGCTGCTACTCGCTCATTAGCTCCTCGCCCTCGCCCATTTTGCTCTGTCCCCACACCACCATCCTCCACTGATTCCGAACTACGCAAATACATCGGCTACACCATCCTCCTTATCGGGTGCGGCGCCGCCACGTACTACTCTTTCCCATTCCCAGAAAACGCCAAGCACAAGAAAGCCCAACTCTTCCGCTACGCTCCCCTTCCCCCTGACCTCCACACTGTGTCTAACTGGAGTGGGACACATGAGGTTCAGACGCACACTTTTCTGCAGCCCGAGTCATTGGGAGAGCTCGAATCAATAGTCAAAGATTGcaatgagaaaaagaagaagattaGGCCTGTTGGATCGGGTCTTTCGCCAAATGGGATTGGGTTAACGCGTGCTGGGATGGTGAACTTAGCTTTGATGGATGGTGTTTTGGATGTGGATAAGAAAACTAGGAGGGTCAGAGTGCAGGCTGGAATAAGGGTTCAGCAGCTTGTGGATGGAATCAAGGAACACGGGCTTACGTTGCAGAATTTTGCGTCGATCAGGGAGCAGCAGATTGGTGGGATTGTTCAG GTTGGCGCACATGGAACAGGTGCTACACTGCCTCCCATTGACGAGCAGGTTATTAGCATGAAACTGGTTACTCCTGCGAAGGGTACAATCGAGGTTTCAAAAGAGAAAGATCCAGAACTCTTCTATCTTGTTCGTTGTGGTTTAGGAGGGCTTGGTGTGGTTGCTGAAGTCACGCTGCAATGTGTGGAGAGGCAGGAGCTTCTTGAGCACACCTATGTATCAAATATGAAGGACTTAAAAAGAAACCACAA AAAACTTCTTTCGGAAAACAAACACCTCAAGTTCTTGTATATTCCATACACCGACACTGTTGTGGTTGTAACATGTAACCCTCTTTCAAAATGGAAAGGTCCACCAAAGCAGAAACTTAAGTATACTCAGGAAGAAGCAGTACAGCATGTGAGAGACCTCTATCGTGAGTTGCTGAAGAAGTACAC AAAAGTCGTGACCAATAATCCTGAGGAAAATGATGTGGACATCAATGAGCTTTCATTTACTGAACTGAGAGATAAGCTACTTTCCTTGGATCCTTTCAATAAAGAACATGTGATGAAGATCAATCAAGCAGAGGCTGAATATTGGACAAAGTCAGAGGGGTATAGAGTAGGATGGAGTGACGAAATTTTAGGCTTTGATTGTGGTGGCCAACAGTGGGTTTCTGAAATCTGTTTCCCTGTTGGAACCCTTAAAAAACCAAACATGAGAGATCTGGAATACATAGAACAATTAATGCAGCTTATTGAGAGAGAAAACATACCCGCCCCTGCACCGATCGAGCAGAGATGGACGGCAGGCAGCAAAAGCCTCATGAGTCCAGCTTATAGCTCATCGGAGGACGACATATTCTCATGG GTTGGTATAATTATGTATCTTCCTACAACGGATGCTCGTCAGAGGAAAGAAATCACTGAAGAATTTTTCCACTACAGGAAACTGACTCAGGCAACTCTGTGGGACAAGTATTCTGCCTATGAGCATTGGGCTAAGATTGAG GTACCGAAAGACAAAGATGAGCTTGCAGCAATGCAGGCAAGGCTGAGGAAGAAATACCCCGTTGATGCATATAATAAAGCAAGAAGAGAGCTGGATCCCAACCGTATCCTTTCGAACAATATGCTGGAGAAATTGTTTCCTGTAACAGAGACGGCCTTGTGA